In Solanum pennellii chromosome 7, SPENNV200, the following are encoded in one genomic region:
- the LOC107023960 gene encoding probable E3 ubiquitin-protein ligase XERICO: protein MGLSQYPTPADAGVLCVILVNTAISISIVKEMVRSILHVIGIHIASWDDYSIEGSLDSFECRRSPSESYMEEFRSRTPAIRYDSICISNHAEKECSVCLTDFEPDAEINHLSCGHVFHKHCLEKWLKYWNVTCPLCRNYMMSQEGEEDTCPM from the coding sequence ATGGGACTCTCACAGTATCCAACTCCAGCAGATGCAGGAGTGCTCTGTGTTATTCTAGTGAACACAGCCATATCCATCTCCATTGTCAAGGAGATGGTCCGATCGATCCTTCATGTGATTGGCATCCACATTGCATCATGGGACGATTATTCCATCGAAGGCTCCTTGGACTCGTTTGAATGTCGCAGAAGCCCATCAGAGTCATATATGGAGGAATTCAGAAGCCGTACCCCTGCAATTCGTTATGATTCAATCTGTATCTCTAACCACGCTGAGAAAGAGTGCTCAGTCTGCCTGACGGATTTTGAGCCTGATGCAGAGATAAACCATCTCTCATGTGGCCATGTTTTCCACAAGCATTGCTTAGAGAAGTGGCTCAAGTACTGGAATGTAACTTGTCCACTTTGCAGGAATTACATGATGTCTCAAGAAGGCGAAGAAGATACTTGTCCTATGTGA